A single window of Sander lucioperca isolate FBNREF2018 chromosome 22, SLUC_FBN_1.2, whole genome shotgun sequence DNA harbors:
- the nrbf2b gene encoding nuclear receptor-binding factor 2b — protein MEVVDSPLNLAHQQCRKADRLLVAGKYEEAISCHGKAADLLTNAMKTTECKQACLSMELQRDSHIKQQRLIQERWKREARREATKARPGQVQTSGSPALPTQAQSTGQLQPHGSPGLLAEEGEGIREREYDTLLYQLQTRQTGGCQPLTPPCPGSKTTKDDKTRLEEQQTTIDDLRRLVDQLMNENQRLAGENKRLQSENARLHSEACEAADFVERSELWVLPQAGGAMGTGGGQERKSTGKGKEIAIPQLPPLEMPEDIQNELQELLDRDKL, from the exons ATGGAGGTCGTGGACAGCCCGCTTAATCTC GCTCATCAGCAGTGCAGGAAGGCAGACCGTTTGCTGGTGGCTGGAAAGTATGAAGAGGCCATCTCCTGTCATGGAAAAGCAGCAG atctTTTGACAAATGCAATGAAGACAACAGAGTGTAAGCAG GCCTGTCTGTCCATGGAGCTGCAAAGGGACAGTCATATCAAACAGCAGCGACTGATCCAAGAGCGCTGGAAGAGAGAGGCTCGTCGTGAGGCAACAAAGGCCCGACCTGGCCAGGTGCAGACCTCCGGCAGCCCAGCCCTCCCGACTCAAGCCCAGTCCACAGGCCAGCTCCAGCCCCACGGTTCCCCAGGCCTCTTGGCTGAAGAGGGTGAAGGAATCAGGGAGAGGGAGTACGACACCTTGCTCTACCAGCTTCAGACTCGGCAGACTGGCGGCTGCCAGCCTTTGACTCCACCATGCCCTGGATCTAAGACCACCAAGGACGACAAAACTCGCCTGGAAGAACAACAGACCACAATCGATGACCTGCGGCGTTTGGTCGACCAACTAATGAATGAAAACCAGCGGCTGGCAGGCGAGAACAAGCGGCTACAATCGGAAAACGCCCGGCTGCACTCCGAGGCATGCGAGGCGGCAGACTTTGTGGAGCGCTCGGAGCTCTGGGTGCTCCCTCAAGCAGGTGGCGCTATGGGAACAGGGGGTGGGCAGGAGAGGAAAAGCACAGGGAAGGGAAAGGAGATCGCAATCCCTCAGCTGCCACCGCTGGAGATGCCAGAGGACATCCAGAATGAACTACAGGAGCTACTGGACAGGGACAAACTGTGA